In the Kineosporiaceae bacterium genome, one interval contains:
- a CDS encoding helix-turn-helix domain-containing protein, translating to MTEPKAQAQTQAQTQPLAVRARMYAALGEPVRLQIVDHLTYGDASPGELGAVTGLATNLLAFHLSTLEDAGLIRRVRSEGDGRRSYVQLRWDDATVATVVGAATTANPLAGQPVPRVLFVCTHNSARSQLAAASWSTMSEIPVASAGTHPAEQVHPKALDVARRHGLQVVRPSTHQVDQTLQPGDLVVAVCDNAHEELTATPPQLTLTTPSGAVGRGWLHWAIPDPVSDGSDASFETAYADISHRVARLAQAVTGA from the coding sequence ATGACCGAACCGAAGGCGCAGGCCCAGACGCAGGCCCAGACGCAGCCGCTCGCCGTCCGGGCTCGGATGTACGCCGCTCTCGGCGAGCCGGTGCGGCTGCAGATCGTCGATCACCTGACCTACGGCGACGCCTCCCCCGGCGAGCTCGGCGCGGTGACCGGTCTGGCGACCAACCTCTTGGCCTTCCACCTGAGCACGCTCGAGGACGCCGGGCTGATCCGCCGAGTGCGATCCGAGGGCGATGGCCGGCGCAGCTACGTGCAGCTGCGGTGGGACGATGCGACCGTCGCCACGGTCGTCGGCGCCGCCACGACGGCGAATCCTCTTGCCGGGCAGCCTGTTCCGCGGGTGCTGTTCGTCTGCACCCACAACTCGGCCCGCTCCCAGCTGGCGGCGGCGAGTTGGTCGACGATGAGCGAGATCCCCGTCGCGAGCGCCGGCACGCATCCCGCCGAGCAGGTGCACCCCAAGGCCCTGGACGTCGCACGCCGTCACGGCCTGCAGGTCGTCCGGCCGAGCACGCACCAGGTCGACCAGACCCTGCAGCCCGGCGACCTGGTGGTGGCCGTCTGCGACAACGCCCACGAGGAGCTCACCGCCACTCCGCCGCAGCTGACGCTGACGACACCGTCCGGCGCGGTGGGACGGGGGTGGCTGCACTGGGCGATTCCCGACCCCGTCAGCGACGGCAGCGACGCCTCGTTCGAGACCGCCTACGCCGACATCAGCCACCGCGTGGCCCGGCTCGCCCAGGCCGTGACCGGAGCCTGA
- a CDS encoding DUF3375 domain-containing protein: MSQIVGELSRVRGAFEQPTLTLLHQRQAPVVIAIFRSTFSRDVRSVPTARLHGMVDTFLDELRATGAPDLPTGTGRDLCLRWMRGQWLVRSVEDDGTEVYTLTSHAQDALNLVASLTRERASLSEHRISTIVTAVRRFNAEANPDRWARVDILDAEIARLKRERDRVLTGDLPQVSDDYLMEGYSELLALVAGLPSDFSRVEETFTTLRSQILASFREEERPAGAVVDDYLRRAESLMTATAEGRAFEGAFALLRDEELLLQLTEDLSALLTHPKADTLLNDADRRDLRGTVTLIRRGLDRVLTQRTRVTRALRDYIATHNVVRDRELDTTLRQLDTELQTWLAETGPRSAVDLPLLPSRFDIDHLRERFYDPADDAPPPELLDVTDQRPDEVSLDRLRAMGGPSLGRLRYALQEALRSPEPTASLGELFAELDESLRRPVEILGLLHLAANTRGLPEAQDDRELFVAVRSDGSRRELLVPVVPLAPATGARTEPQPEESPA; the protein is encoded by the coding sequence GTGAGTCAGATCGTCGGAGAGCTCTCGCGCGTGCGCGGCGCGTTCGAGCAGCCGACCCTCACCCTGCTGCACCAGCGTCAGGCCCCCGTGGTGATCGCGATCTTCCGCAGCACCTTCAGCCGCGACGTGCGCAGCGTGCCGACGGCTCGGCTGCACGGCATGGTCGACACCTTCCTCGACGAGCTGCGGGCCACGGGTGCGCCCGACCTGCCGACCGGAACCGGCCGTGACCTGTGCCTACGCTGGATGCGCGGCCAGTGGCTGGTGCGCAGCGTCGAGGACGACGGCACCGAGGTCTACACCCTGACCAGCCATGCCCAGGACGCGCTGAACCTGGTCGCGAGCCTGACCCGCGAGCGTGCCAGCCTCAGCGAACACCGGATCTCGACCATCGTGACCGCCGTCCGCCGATTCAACGCCGAGGCGAACCCCGACCGGTGGGCGCGGGTCGACATCCTCGACGCTGAGATCGCCCGGCTCAAGCGGGAACGCGACCGGGTGCTGACCGGCGACCTCCCGCAGGTCTCCGACGACTACCTGATGGAGGGCTACAGCGAGTTGCTGGCCCTGGTCGCCGGGCTGCCGAGCGACTTCTCCCGCGTGGAGGAGACCTTCACGACGCTGCGCTCGCAGATCCTGGCCTCCTTCCGTGAGGAGGAACGTCCAGCCGGGGCGGTGGTCGACGACTACCTGCGCCGGGCCGAGTCGCTGATGACCGCCACCGCCGAGGGCCGCGCCTTCGAGGGCGCCTTCGCGCTGTTGCGCGACGAGGAGCTGCTCCTGCAGCTGACCGAGGACCTGAGTGCCCTGCTCACCCACCCCAAGGCCGACACCCTGCTGAACGACGCTGATCGGCGCGACCTGCGCGGCACCGTGACCCTGATCCGGCGTGGCCTCGACCGGGTGCTGACCCAGCGCACCCGGGTGACCCGCGCGCTGCGCGACTACATCGCCACCCACAACGTGGTCCGCGACCGCGAACTGGACACCACGCTGCGCCAGCTCGACACCGAATTGCAGACCTGGCTGGCCGAGACCGGCCCCCGGTCCGCCGTCGACCTGCCGCTACTGCCCTCCCGGTTCGACATCGACCACCTGCGCGAGCGGTTCTACGACCCTGCGGACGACGCGCCGCCGCCCGAGCTGCTCGACGTGACCGACCAGCGCCCGGACGAGGTGTCACTCGACCGGCTGCGCGCCATGGGTGGCCCGTCGTTGGGTCGCCTGCGGTACGCCCTGCAGGAGGCGCTGCGCTCGCCGGAACCGACCGCCTCGCTCGGGGAACTGTTCGCCGAGCTGGACGAGTCGCTGCGCCGTCCGGTCGAGATCCTCGGCCTGCTGCACCTGGCGGCCAACACCCGCGGGCTGCCCGAGGCGCAGGATGACCGTGAGCTGTTCGTGGCCGTCCGGTCGGACGGCAGCCGGCGCGAGCTGCTGGTGCCGGTCGTCCCGCTGGCTCCCGCGACCGGCGCTCGAACCGAACCCCAGCCCGAGGAGAGCCCCGCATGA
- a CDS encoding helix-turn-helix transcriptional regulator, producing the protein MHYCALMDQSSADLAAAIGARVRQGRQARHWTLDQLAEAAGVSRRLVVNVEQGSTNPSVGTLLRISDALGIGLPALVEPPHPTVVKVTRQGDGAVLWESPAGGRGVLVAGTEPPNVVELWDWTLGPADRHATEPHASGTRELLQVLEGGLVVEVAGQVITLDAGDAVAFPGDVPHSYLNTGTESSRFSLTVFEPGVGSAPRVDGSDV; encoded by the coding sequence ATGCACTATTGTGCACTCATGGATCAGAGTTCGGCCGATCTGGCGGCAGCCATCGGCGCTCGGGTGCGGCAGGGTCGTCAGGCGCGGCATTGGACGTTGGATCAGCTGGCCGAAGCGGCGGGCGTGAGCCGTCGTCTCGTGGTCAATGTCGAGCAGGGATCCACCAACCCCAGCGTCGGCACCTTGCTCAGGATCAGTGATGCCCTCGGCATCGGCCTGCCGGCCCTGGTGGAGCCGCCGCATCCCACGGTGGTGAAGGTGACCCGCCAAGGTGACGGCGCGGTCCTCTGGGAGAGCCCGGCCGGTGGGCGTGGGGTACTCGTGGCGGGTACCGAACCCCCGAACGTCGTCGAGTTGTGGGACTGGACTCTGGGTCCGGCCGATCGTCACGCGACCGAGCCCCACGCGTCGGGCACCCGGGAACTGCTGCAGGTGCTGGAGGGCGGGCTCGTGGTCGAGGTCGCCGGCCAAGTGATCACTCTGGACGCCGGTGACGCCGTCGCGTTCCCCGGCGACGTGCCGCACTCGTATCTCAACACCGGCACCGAGTCATCCAGGTTCTCCTTGACGGTCTTCGAGCCAGGCGTGGGGTCGGCGCCCCGAGTGGACGGTTCCGATGTCTGA
- a CDS encoding EamA family transporter encodes MASVQLGSALSMGLISTVGPAGTAWLRLSAGAVIFVVLARPSLRALRRRDVPALLGLGVTTGLMTIVFLAAIERLPLGTAVAIEFLGPLTVAAVRSHSARALIWPAAALVGVVLLCQPWRGDIHLAGIGFATLSAVGWATYILLTQQVGDRFSGVTGLSLTVPIGAVTAAFFGLPGVMGHFSPGLLATAVGLAVLLPVLPYAFEMLALRRMTPTAFGTLMALEPAFGVLLGLIVLDQQPSIGQVVGILLVVLAGAGAQRHT; translated from the coding sequence ATGGCCTCGGTGCAGCTGGGTTCTGCCCTGTCGATGGGACTCATCTCGACCGTGGGTCCAGCGGGCACCGCTTGGTTGCGTCTCAGCGCCGGCGCAGTGATCTTCGTCGTCCTGGCCCGCCCGTCCCTGCGCGCGCTCCGGCGTCGCGACGTCCCGGCACTGCTCGGCCTCGGGGTGACCACGGGGTTGATGACCATCGTGTTCCTCGCCGCGATCGAGCGCCTACCGCTGGGTACGGCCGTCGCCATCGAGTTTCTCGGCCCGCTCACCGTGGCCGCGGTGCGCAGTCACAGCGCCCGAGCACTCATCTGGCCGGCCGCCGCGCTGGTCGGGGTGGTGCTGCTCTGCCAACCGTGGCGCGGCGACATCCACCTGGCCGGCATCGGTTTCGCCACCCTCTCGGCGGTGGGGTGGGCCACCTACATCCTGCTCACCCAGCAGGTCGGTGATCGGTTCAGCGGCGTCACCGGGCTCTCGCTCACCGTGCCCATCGGCGCCGTCACGGCGGCATTCTTCGGGCTCCCCGGCGTGATGGGGCACTTCTCCCCCGGGTTGCTCGCCACGGCGGTGGGGCTCGCCGTCCTGCTGCCGGTGTTGCCGTACGCCTTCGAGATGCTGGCGCTACGTCGCATGACCCCCACCGCATTCGGCACCCTGATGGCCCTCGAGCCGGCATTCGGCGTCCTGCTCGGGTTGATCGTGCTCGACCAGCAGCCATCGATCGGGCAGGTCGTCGGCATCCTGCTCGTCGTCCTGGCCGGGGCCGGCGCGCAACGGCACACCTGA
- a CDS encoding DUF4194 domain-containing protein → MTLTHDEAAVVDRSHDDAAGEVDRDEWDDTEGDADLSSSIALFEGDEGRLDVAQRRALVALLKHRFITARTHPGEWRALIAHPHLIRSRLNDVFLDLHLDREREVAFKRQAAPDGGGRFPTLVRDLAWSREETVIMVYLRRRSRAEEGTGQIRVFVDRQEMLDHVASLRPAHATDQAGDSRRGAKAIENLITAGLLIGQHDADRFEISPAIDVVLPLERLHELLRWLQAQRPGGAFDDTLIDDAAPDDEALDGSTMDGETDPEEQDA, encoded by the coding sequence ATGACGCTCACCCACGACGAGGCCGCCGTGGTGGACCGATCCCACGATGACGCAGCCGGCGAGGTCGACCGGGACGAGTGGGACGACACCGAAGGCGATGCCGACCTCAGCAGCAGCATCGCGCTGTTCGAGGGTGACGAGGGTCGGCTCGACGTCGCCCAACGCCGGGCGTTGGTGGCCCTGCTCAAGCACCGGTTCATCACCGCCCGAACCCATCCGGGGGAGTGGCGGGCGCTGATCGCCCACCCGCACCTGATCCGGTCGCGGCTCAACGACGTCTTCCTCGACCTGCACCTGGATCGTGAACGCGAGGTCGCCTTCAAACGCCAGGCGGCCCCGGACGGCGGCGGCCGGTTCCCGACCCTGGTGCGCGACCTGGCCTGGTCCCGGGAAGAGACCGTGATCATGGTCTACCTGCGCCGCCGCAGCCGGGCGGAGGAGGGTACCGGCCAGATCCGGGTGTTCGTCGACCGGCAGGAGATGCTCGACCACGTGGCGTCGTTGCGTCCGGCCCACGCCACCGACCAGGCAGGGGATTCGCGTCGGGGCGCCAAGGCCATCGAGAACCTGATCACCGCGGGCCTGTTGATCGGCCAGCACGACGCCGACCGGTTCGAGATCAGCCCCGCCATCGACGTGGTCCTGCCGCTGGAGCGCCTGCACGAGCTGCTGCGCTGGCTGCAGGCCCAGCGCCCCGGGGGTGCGTTCGACGACACTCTGATCGACGACGCCGCCCCGGACGACGAGGCACTGGACGGCAGCACGATGGACGGCGAGACCGACCCAGAGGAGCAGGACGCGTGA
- a CDS encoding mobile mystery protein B: MTDSSLFGAVPGATPLTEQERDGLLLPVLTRGELDAVEAENIARARLAALSGRRRLTAERILDVGWMKQLHRAMYGDVWAWAGSFRTTERNIGVEPWRILLCLHDLIADAAFWLADVRVAGQTALSADEFCLRLSHRAVLVHPFPNGNGRWSRLLADAAAHSLGRPPFGWGRAPAQPIDPDPQRRAEVRRAYLAALRTADLLLDYAPLMAFARS; encoded by the coding sequence ATGACCGATTCCTCGCTGTTCGGTGCGGTCCCGGGCGCCACACCGTTGACCGAGCAGGAACGCGACGGGCTGCTGCTGCCCGTGCTCACGCGCGGTGAACTGGATGCTGTCGAGGCGGAGAACATCGCCCGGGCGCGGCTCGCGGCCCTGTCTGGCCGGCGGCGGCTCACCGCCGAGCGGATCCTCGATGTCGGATGGATGAAGCAACTGCACCGTGCCATGTACGGCGACGTGTGGGCCTGGGCCGGCAGCTTCAGGACCACCGAACGCAACATCGGTGTCGAGCCGTGGCGCATCCTGCTGTGTCTGCACGATCTGATCGCGGACGCCGCGTTCTGGCTGGCCGACGTCCGCGTAGCCGGTCAGACCGCCCTGTCTGCTGACGAGTTCTGCCTTCGGCTGTCGCATCGAGCGGTACTGGTTCACCCGTTCCCCAATGGCAACGGACGCTGGTCACGACTGCTGGCCGATGCGGCGGCACACTCGCTCGGTCGGCCGCCGTTCGGCTGGGGACGGGCACCCGCTCAGCCGATCGATCCCGATCCGCAGCGCCGTGCCGAGGTGCGTCGTGCCTACCTGGCGGCGCTGCGTACGGCCGATCTGTTGCTGGACTATGCCCCTTTGATGGCCTTCGCGCGCTCGTGA
- a CDS encoding AAA family ATPase, whose product MDAARDTIPDAPLFYLEGATEGTTQWRAQTLQVVNWGGFEGAVTVPFHQGATLISGASGSGKSTLLDAYIALMMPSDIAFNGASNDAVAGRARSAGQRNLMSYLRGQTDTVPDESGRERPKLLRGEGTATWGAIGMTFVNDHGEHFTALRVYFVPARATVFADLAPRFATIDAPFDLADLAPLASEQFQPRVLKAAFPGLITHDGYTAFATRLHTKLGIGANGDGLKALRLLARIQAGQQIRTVDDLYKDMVLERPTTYDAADRAIAHFDDLEAAYQAMQTEQDKAELLTPITAKYDRLITARRTIDEIDTFGLTRTTGNPVDLWSRHRERDLLEDAVQQTRAGRRAVSEQLRAAVTAENGLAQDLAAAQTEHRESGGGELASLDQQIITAGITRDDRSSRRADLAERTEVLDLPLDDADRYALARQEAEEFLAGYDARSSELIAAREALRDRDFPLLSRRRELIAERDSLAGRESRIRGRLHQLRAQVAEASGMTEEELPFLAELIDLSEGEGPWRTAIETVLGASARLLLVPQDRLAAFSRAIDPLHLAGRLVFQGVPLDPDGAAGPGGTLDPATVAGKLVFKDSPFTAWVRRHVSEPARNALCVQRPDDLAGPGYRVSLAGQTRQGSRGSHGRSEAMNVIGFSSQDVLAEIEEELGRIETLLTEVDRERARIDEDRRDLDARRKASEAVTSVAWVEIDVAAVEAQLTQLEGSREAILASNDLLAALQQRIEELSDQLDVARQDRYRLRQREDDLNRRWAELVDRQDATHNEIDRLEADVHVVLTPDQSAALDGYFAAAVGPGDPSDLNEFTNNLARLHRTLSLAIAEAESAATAAAADLEAIFNAYLKRFPDPNLGHTTASYPDYAAILERIVATGLHERKEAWRQKLMKWSGEDLVPLSGQMESCVQEIEERLEPINDILRELEFGATGDRLRIRLRRLTPETVADFRRALRELASGATRELSEDLMQARFVALQSFMARIRRREDPRWDAERSDRDALLDVRRHVFVTAERYGPDGQVLSTHSALGGKSGGESQELVAFIVGAALRFRLGDELRARPRFAPVFIDEGFIKSDSDFAGRAVRAWKGLGFQLIVGAPPDKVSALEPHMDALLMVTKNNTTSYSFVASVTDAQDYVLQVSAAEIVSRLDARE is encoded by the coding sequence ATGGACGCCGCCCGCGACACCATCCCCGACGCCCCGCTGTTCTACCTGGAGGGCGCCACCGAGGGCACCACCCAGTGGCGCGCACAGACGCTGCAGGTGGTGAACTGGGGTGGGTTCGAGGGCGCCGTGACGGTGCCGTTCCACCAGGGCGCCACGCTGATCTCCGGCGCCTCCGGCAGCGGCAAGAGCACCCTGCTCGACGCCTACATCGCACTGATGATGCCCTCGGACATCGCCTTCAACGGTGCCTCCAACGACGCCGTGGCAGGTCGGGCGCGCAGCGCCGGGCAGCGCAACCTGATGTCCTACCTGCGCGGCCAGACCGACACGGTGCCCGACGAGAGCGGGCGGGAACGTCCGAAACTCCTGCGCGGAGAAGGCACGGCGACCTGGGGCGCCATCGGCATGACCTTCGTCAACGATCACGGTGAACACTTCACCGCGTTGCGGGTCTACTTCGTGCCGGCCCGGGCGACGGTCTTCGCCGACCTCGCGCCGCGCTTCGCCACCATCGACGCGCCCTTCGACCTGGCCGACCTGGCGCCGTTGGCGAGCGAGCAGTTCCAGCCGCGGGTGCTCAAGGCCGCCTTCCCCGGCTTGATCACCCATGACGGCTACACCGCCTTCGCCACCCGGCTGCACACCAAGCTCGGCATCGGCGCCAACGGCGACGGCCTCAAGGCGCTGCGGCTGTTGGCGCGCATCCAGGCCGGGCAGCAGATCCGCACCGTGGACGACCTCTACAAGGACATGGTGCTCGAGCGGCCGACGACCTACGACGCTGCTGACCGGGCCATCGCGCACTTCGACGACCTCGAAGCTGCCTACCAGGCAATGCAGACCGAGCAGGACAAGGCCGAGCTGCTCACCCCGATCACGGCGAAGTACGACCGCCTGATCACCGCCCGGCGCACCATCGACGAGATCGACACCTTCGGCTTGACCCGCACCACGGGCAACCCGGTCGACCTGTGGAGCCGCCACCGCGAGCGTGACCTGCTCGAGGACGCCGTCCAGCAGACCCGGGCCGGACGCCGCGCGGTGAGCGAGCAGCTGCGGGCCGCCGTGACCGCCGAGAACGGCCTCGCCCAGGATCTGGCCGCCGCCCAGACCGAGCACCGCGAGTCCGGCGGTGGTGAGCTGGCGAGCCTGGACCAGCAGATCATCACGGCCGGCATCACGCGCGACGACCGATCGAGCCGGCGGGCCGACCTGGCCGAGCGCACCGAGGTGCTCGACCTGCCCCTGGACGACGCGGACCGCTACGCCCTCGCCCGACAGGAGGCGGAGGAGTTCCTGGCCGGCTACGACGCCCGGTCGAGCGAACTCATCGCCGCGCGGGAGGCGTTGCGGGACCGCGACTTCCCCCTGCTCTCGCGCCGCCGCGAGCTGATCGCCGAGCGGGACTCGCTCGCCGGTCGCGAGAGCCGGATCCGGGGCCGGCTGCACCAGCTGCGCGCCCAGGTGGCCGAGGCGTCGGGCATGACCGAGGAGGAGCTGCCGTTCCTCGCCGAACTGATCGACCTGAGCGAGGGCGAAGGGCCGTGGCGGACGGCGATCGAGACCGTGCTGGGGGCCAGTGCCCGCCTGCTCTTGGTGCCGCAGGATCGCCTCGCTGCATTCAGCCGAGCCATCGACCCGCTGCACCTGGCCGGTCGGTTGGTCTTCCAGGGCGTGCCGCTCGACCCGGACGGCGCGGCGGGTCCGGGTGGGACGCTCGACCCCGCCACGGTCGCCGGCAAGCTGGTGTTCAAGGACTCACCGTTCACCGCGTGGGTGCGCCGCCACGTCAGTGAGCCGGCCCGCAATGCGCTGTGCGTGCAGCGTCCCGACGACCTGGCCGGTCCCGGGTACCGGGTGAGCCTGGCCGGGCAGACCCGGCAGGGTAGTCGGGGCAGCCACGGGCGATCCGAGGCCATGAACGTGATCGGGTTCAGCAGCCAGGACGTGCTGGCCGAGATCGAGGAGGAGCTGGGCCGGATCGAGACGCTGCTCACCGAGGTCGACCGCGAGCGAGCGCGCATCGACGAGGACCGGCGCGACCTCGACGCGCGACGCAAGGCCTCCGAGGCCGTGACCTCCGTCGCCTGGGTCGAGATCGACGTCGCCGCCGTCGAGGCTCAGCTCACTCAGCTCGAGGGCAGCCGCGAGGCGATCCTCGCCTCCAACGACCTGCTGGCGGCACTGCAGCAGCGCATCGAGGAGCTGAGCGACCAGCTGGATGTGGCCCGGCAGGACCGGTACCGGCTGCGCCAGCGTGAGGACGACCTCAACCGGCGCTGGGCCGAGTTGGTCGATCGTCAGGACGCCACCCACAACGAGATCGATCGGCTCGAGGCCGACGTCCACGTCGTGCTGACACCGGATCAGTCGGCGGCCCTCGACGGCTACTTCGCGGCCGCCGTCGGTCCTGGCGACCCGAGTGACCTGAACGAGTTCACCAACAACCTGGCGCGGCTGCACCGCACCCTGAGCCTCGCCATCGCCGAGGCCGAGAGCGCCGCGACGGCGGCGGCGGCCGACCTCGAGGCGATCTTCAACGCCTACCTGAAGCGGTTCCCGGACCCGAACCTCGGTCACACCACCGCGTCCTACCCCGACTACGCCGCGATCCTGGAACGGATCGTCGCCACCGGCCTGCACGAGCGCAAGGAGGCCTGGCGGCAGAAGCTGATGAAGTGGTCGGGCGAGGACCTGGTGCCGCTGTCGGGCCAGATGGAGTCGTGCGTCCAGGAGATCGAGGAGCGGCTCGAACCGATCAACGACATCCTGCGCGAACTGGAGTTCGGTGCCACGGGTGACCGGCTGAGGATCAGACTGCGGCGGCTGACCCCCGAGACCGTGGCGGACTTCCGGCGGGCCTTGCGTGAGCTGGCCTCGGGGGCGACCCGAGAGCTCAGCGAAGACCTGATGCAGGCCAGATTCGTGGCGCTGCAATCGTTCATGGCCCGGATCCGGCGCCGCGAGGATCCCCGATGGGACGCCGAGCGCTCCGACCGGGACGCGCTGCTCGACGTCCGGCGGCACGTCTTCGTGACCGCCGAGCGCTACGGCCCCGACGGGCAGGTGCTCAGTACCCACTCGGCCCTGGGCGGCAAGAGCGGCGGTGAGAGCCAGGAGTTGGTGGCCTTCATCGTGGGTGCGGCGCTGCGCTTCCGGCTCGGGGACGAGCTCCGAGCCCGGCCCCGGTTCGCCCCGGTGTTCATCGACGAGGGGTTCATCAAGTCCGACTCCGACTTCGCCGGACGGGCGGTGCGCGCCTGGAAGGGACTCGGCTTCCAGCTCATCGTCGGCGCCCCGCCGGACAAGGTCTCGGCGCTCGAGCCGCACATGGACGCGCTGCTGATGGTGACCAAGAACAACACCACCAGCTACTCGTTCGTGGCCTCGGTGACCGACGCCCAGGACTACGTCCTGCAGGTGTCCGCCGCCGAGATCGTCAGCCGGCTGGACGCGCGGGAGTGA
- a CDS encoding MFS transporter → MNSAPGGYLALLRTPHVTPLFAWAALARLQFGVIPLALLLLFAMQRHSYAEAGVATAAYGLTAGLLGPLRARAADRCGHGRTLAVLALVNGLGLLAMGALATSALPVLTATGLLAGGLAPPTGPVMRSAWRDLTYDETQLQEAFSLDSVAEEVLFVLGPLLAGAAIARFDARAVLGVSVGLLVLANLGMGSLLGRATSRGATPELGRRDARWRSTRFLIRLLPALAIGYLLAGFELAAIAAVMRRLDQGFAGLPAALVSIGSIVGGLVYGRRTWPGTVQHQAVGFVLLSSAAVAASGLVINLPLVLLVLITAAGLFVAPALVASYLLADAATDVASAESTSWVTSAFNVGTAAGTAAAGALVDVRGPGVAMVAGAAVATVLTAASLLGRTAGTSRM, encoded by the coding sequence ATGAACTCCGCCCCTGGCGGCTATCTCGCGCTGCTCCGAACCCCCCACGTCACGCCACTGTTCGCCTGGGCTGCCCTGGCCCGGCTGCAATTCGGCGTCATCCCGCTCGCCCTGCTGTTGTTGTTCGCCATGCAACGGCACTCCTATGCCGAAGCCGGTGTTGCGACCGCGGCCTACGGACTGACCGCTGGACTCCTCGGGCCGCTACGAGCGCGTGCCGCCGACCGATGCGGCCACGGCCGAACCCTCGCCGTCCTCGCGCTGGTGAACGGCCTCGGTCTGCTGGCGATGGGTGCCCTGGCCACCTCGGCGCTCCCGGTCCTGACCGCTACGGGCCTGCTCGCCGGAGGTCTCGCCCCGCCCACCGGCCCCGTCATGAGGTCCGCCTGGCGTGACCTGACGTATGACGAAACCCAACTGCAGGAGGCCTTTTCACTCGACTCGGTCGCCGAGGAGGTGCTGTTCGTCCTCGGCCCGCTGCTGGCGGGTGCCGCGATCGCACGGTTCGACGCACGCGCCGTCCTAGGGGTCTCGGTCGGCCTGCTCGTACTCGCGAACCTCGGCATGGGCAGCCTGCTCGGCCGGGCGACCTCCCGCGGCGCGACGCCAGAGCTGGGGCGGCGTGACGCGCGCTGGCGGTCGACGCGCTTTCTCATCCGGCTGTTGCCGGCCCTCGCGATCGGCTATCTGCTCGCCGGGTTCGAGCTCGCCGCCATCGCCGCCGTGATGCGACGCCTGGACCAGGGGTTCGCAGGCCTGCCTGCGGCGCTGGTCTCGATCGGCAGCATCGTCGGCGGCCTGGTCTACGGGCGTCGCACCTGGCCCGGCACCGTGCAGCATCAGGCGGTGGGCTTCGTCCTGCTGAGCAGTGCGGCCGTGGCCGCCTCGGGGCTCGTGATCAACCTGCCGCTGGTGCTGCTGGTGCTGATCACTGCCGCGGGGTTGTTCGTCGCCCCGGCGCTGGTGGCCTCCTACCTGCTGGCCGATGCGGCCACGGACGTCGCGAGCGCCGAGTCGACCTCCTGGGTCACCTCGGCGTTCAACGTCGGTACCGCCGCGGGCACGGCCGCTGCCGGGGCACTGGTCGACGTCCGTGGCCCGGGGGTGGCGATGGTGGCCGGTGCGGCAGTCGCGACGGTGCTGACGGCCGCTTCGTTGCTCGGGCGCACCGCCGGGACGTCCAGGATGTGA
- a CDS encoding mobile mystery protein A, translating into MSSALRQQRARQLLDARFERLRADVPLLARPARGWVRSVREALGLSQNDLAQRLGVNQTTVRRLERSELDRAAQLSTLQRAAEALDCDLVYALVPRGSLQGIVEKRLAAQLAEHVAAVHQSMLLEAQLPDQHDQEHHRRMVEQAAEQW; encoded by the coding sequence ATGTCAAGCGCTCTGCGGCAGCAGCGAGCACGGCAACTCCTGGATGCCCGGTTCGAACGGCTGCGTGCCGACGTCCCACTTCTCGCCCGTCCCGCCCGAGGCTGGGTCCGCTCGGTGCGCGAGGCGCTGGGGTTGTCACAGAACGATCTCGCGCAACGACTAGGGGTGAACCAGACCACGGTGCGGCGGCTGGAACGCAGCGAGCTGGACCGGGCTGCGCAGTTGAGTACCTTGCAGCGTGCCGCGGAGGCCTTGGACTGTGACCTCGTCTACGCCCTGGTTCCTCGAGGGTCGTTGCAGGGCATCGTCGAGAAGCGCCTGGCCGCCCAGCTGGCTGAGCACGTCGCGGCAGTTCACCAGAGCATGCTGCTCGAGGCTCAGCTGCCGGATCAACACGACCAGGAACACCATCGTCGGATGGTCGAACAGGCCGCCGAGCAATGGTGA